In a genomic window of Stegostoma tigrinum isolate sSteTig4 chromosome 43, sSteTig4.hap1, whole genome shotgun sequence:
- the LOC125449051 gene encoding probable G-protein coupled receptor 139, producing MLPPIEWIRNIYYVILALIGVPVNLIAIVILSMGKCGLSKCTTYYLVAMATADLLTVLTEVVLRRINNYFFSLNFLKLTSVCRPLYVFVRSSVDCSVWFTVAFTFDRFVAICCQKLKSKYCTKKTAVVVLGTTAVLLCLKNIPTYFRYKNRWIINNVEWRCSNRRSYFTDPRWIGFRMFEKALSPLLPFALIIFLNALTVKHILVGSRVRKLLKSQSKGENHSDPEMESRRKSMILLFTVSISFILLWFVYILYFFNIDDLFEDPNDIFDNLSYMLRNLSCCTNTFIYMAVQSRFREQLKSAAKSPVIAVVSCINSQKF from the exons ATGCTTCCACCAATTGAATGGATCAGGAATATATACTATGTGATTCTTGCATtaattggtgttcctg TTAATTTAATAGCAATTGTAATCCTGTCCATGGGAAAGTGCGGGCTCTCCAAGTGTACGACTTACTACCTGGTGGCTATGGCAACAGCAGATCTCCTGACGGTTTTAACTGAAGTGGTCCTCCGGcgaataaataattattttttcTCCTTAAATTTCCTGAAACTCACCTCTGTCTGTCGTCCTCTCTATGTCTTTGTCAGATCATCTGTAGACTGTTCCGTCTGGTTCACTgttgctttcacctttgatcgatttgttgccatttgttgccaAAAGTTGAAATCTAAATATTGCACCAAGAAAACTGCAGTTGTTGTTCTTGGAACAACTGCGGTTCTGCTCTGTTTGAAAAACATCCCAACCTACTTTAGATACAAAAACAGATGGATAATTAACAACGTAGAATGGCGCTGTTCGAATAGAAGAAGCTATTTTACTGACCCGAGGTGGATTGGATTTAGAATGTTTGAAAAGGCTTTGTCGCCATTGTTACCATTTGCTTTGATTATTTTTCTGAATGCGCTGACAGTCAAACACATATTAGTCGGCAGTCGAGTTCGTAAATTACTGAAGAGTCAGAGTAAAGGAGAGAATCACAGTGACCCCGAGATGGAGAGTAGACGGAAGTCTATGATTTTACTCTTCACTGTATCTATCAGCTTTATCCTGCTATGGTTTGTGTATATCTTATATTTTTTTAATATTGATGATCTCTTCGAGGATCCCAATGATATATTTGACAACCTATCTTATATGCTGCGGAACTTAAGCTGCTgtacaaacacatttatttatatgGCAGTTCAATCCAGgttcagagagcagttgaaaAGTGCAGCCAAATCTCCAGTCATAGCAGTTGTTAGCTGCATCAATAGTCAGAAGTTCTGA